Proteins from a single region of Palaemon carinicauda isolate YSFRI2023 chromosome 1, ASM3689809v2, whole genome shotgun sequence:
- the LOC137634628 gene encoding uncharacterized protein — protein MIKDKDGEILTSYDDVMKRWEQYFKELLNRPDPVKNGQKQEGILSPPPPHLFNLLMEKVTRSLTARKKWVTFNNVRVNCLGYADDINIIWVNLREVGNLTTQFKTMDCQVGLEINEDKTKIMKVARTPQLQGNVDLASIRIETIESFKYLGTIMS, from the exons ATGATTAAAGATAAAGATGGAGAAATACTCACGAGCTACGACGATGTGATGAAGAGATGGGAGCAATATTTCAAGGAACTACTGAATAGACCTGACCCA GTGAAAAACGGCCAAAAACAAGAAGGCAtcctatcccccccccctccccatctctTCAACCTGTTAATGGAAAAGGTAACAAGAAGCTTAACTGCCAGGAAAAAATGGGTCACTTTTAATAACGTAAGGGTCAACTGCTTAGGCTATGCTGATGACATAAATATCATATGGGTCAACCTCAGGGAGGTGGGGAACCTTACAACACAGTTCAAAACTATGGATTGCCAGGTGGGACTAGAGATAAATGAAGACAAAACTAAAATCATGAAAGTAGCAAGAACACCGCAATTACAGGGAAATGTAGATCTTGCAAGCATCAGAATTGAAACAATAGAGTCCTTTAAATATCTGGGCACTATCATGTCCTAA